In the Naumovozyma dairenensis CBS 421 chromosome 4, complete genome genome, one interval contains:
- the NDAI0D00460 gene encoding uncharacterized protein, whose amino-acid sequence MRFNSKLFCFVCLSSILSVVINSTNAAPITIAANQPSLSMFYIMMLVQVYVMFQSLGACSMGWTPITATACYLSLIAAMINLLAMVLQGLDRFEEDMAIKLSASDFLLMLGIHDFKKFHKFTFGIFDVNFNLYGLDIDGSTHLNCIEFITRSNILLPKDTDVEVCVSDIGKERVRNLPHKFTKSELLKKIKKLIENEKFNDVLENPLLFYKLLWGMYGENTIQFLDELYRMVNSLRSDKWKIIHAEDSSAKKLEESIHLYSDPVLHDRELLYRFRIFR is encoded by the coding sequence atGCGCTTCAATTCTAAACTTTTCTGCTTTGTCTGTTTGTCCTCTATTCTTTCAGTGGTAATTAATTCAACCAATGCTGCTCCTATTACCATTGCTGCAAACCAACCAAGTTTAAGCATGTTCTATATCATGATGTTGGTGCAAGTCTACGTGATGTTCCAATCGTTAGGCGCATGCTCAATGGGCTGGACTCCAATCACTGCCACAGCATGTTATTTATCGTTAATTGCGGCTATGATTAATTTATTAGCCATGGTTCTTCAAGGTCTTGACAGGTTCGAAGAAGATATGGCTATTAAATTATCTGCTTCCGATTTTCTATTAATGTTGGGTATACAcgattttaaaaaattccaTAAATTCACCTTTGGAATTTTTGATGtcaattttaatttgtACGGTCTGGATATTGATGGTTCTACTCATTTGAATTGCATTGAGTTTATTACCCGTTCTAATATATTGTTACCTAAAGATACCGATGTCGAAGTATGTGTCTCCGACATTGGAAAGGAAAGGGTTAGGAATTTACCTCACAAGTTTACGAAAAGCgaactattgaaaaagattaagaaactcattgaaaatgagaaattTAATGACGTATTGGaaaatccattattattttataaacTTCTGTGGGGTATGTATGGGGAAAACACTATCCAATTCTTAGATGAACTGTACCGAATGGTAAATTCTCTTCGATCGGATAAGTGGAAGATTATACATGCTGAAGATTCTTCCGCAAAGAAGTTGGAagaatcaattcatttatatTCTGACCCTGTACTCCATGATAGGGAATTACTATATCGTTTCCGAATCTTTAGGTAA